In Patagioenas fasciata isolate bPatFas1 chromosome 2, bPatFas1.hap1, whole genome shotgun sequence, a single window of DNA contains:
- the LOC139827312 gene encoding uncharacterized protein — protein MEAGAIPEGLPGIRDKSILISHQRIHTRERPFACAHCPKGFRAKRKLIVQRCVHSKEKPFTCSECGKSFSRKFLLICHQRTHTGEKPFACTECGKNFSRKCYLVSHQRLHTGEKPFACTHCGNRFREKRSLISHQHIHTGEKPFACSHCGKSFGYKNDLLRHQRIHTGERPFVCPECGKSFRDKRNLKKHQRIHSREKPSPAPSDNQGTS, from the coding sequence ATGGAGGCCGGTGCGATCCCCGAGGGGCTGCCGGGTATCAGGGATAAGAGCATCCTGATcagccaccagcgcatccacactagGGAGCGCCCCTTTGCTTGTGCCCACTGTCCGAAGGGCTTCAGGGCCAAGAGGAAACTCATTGTCCAGCGGTGTGTCCACAGCaaggagaagcccttcacctgcagtgAGTGCGGCAAAAGCTTCAGCCGTAAGTTCCTCTTAATCTGCCATCAGCGCacccacaccggggagaagccctttgcctgtaCTGAGTGTGGCAAGAACTTCAGCCGGAAGTGCTACTTGGTCAGTCACCAGCGCctgcacaccggggagaagccctttgcctgcacccACTGTGGCAATCGCTTCAGGGAGAAGAGGAGCCTGATCAGCCACCAGcacatccacaccggggagaagccctttgcctgcagccactgtggcaagagcttcggTTATAAAAACGATCTGCTGAGGCACCAGCGCATCCATACTGGGGAGCGCCCCTTTGTCTGCCcggagtgtggcaagagcttcagggatAAGAGGAACCTGAAGaagcaccagcgcatccacagcCGTGAGAAACCTTCACCTGCCCCGAGTGACAATCAGGGGACAAGCTAG